ATTCATTGTTTGACATTTCTCAATTTAAATGTTTGTGCTGCACCTTTGTCGgtagtttttcatttcattcttgGATGGAGTAGATTCACGAATATGATCCTGATTTGTTGGGTTATTCTGCTGTTGGCAATTGTCCAGCCTTCGATTCAATTCAACGATATTTTCGATGAAGAATTGATGATCAAACCACTCCCGGATGGATTTGTTTACAGCTATTTTCAGTTCACCACCCGATGGGAACTGACTCAGAACGACAGCCGTAAGTAGTTTCGGATTTTGTTCGTTTCAACTGTTCAACACGTTATCTTATCAACAGTGCTGCACACCAATCTGGTATCCAGATCACTAGCAGAACTGTTCTATCACTACGATGTCAGTGAATTGCACCTCAGTTTTACCAATGGCGTTTGGCGGTACGAAAATTGGGGCTTTCCGGTATTGAATGCTGGCCCCGGAGCCGAGGTGTGGGCTTGGTTTGAACCGCCGGCAGACGATGCCGAGGTGGATCACAAATGGAAACTGCTATGCGGAACCCTATCTGGATTGTTCTGTGCATCGTTGAGCTTCGTCGACCAAAGTAACACCTTCCGGCCGGAATATTCGTTGCGACCGCTTACGCACCGTTTTGCCGGGCAAGCTGATCCAAAAATTCGTTACGCGGCACTACCGCGAGAAATAGTCTGTACGGAGAATCTGACACCATGGAAAAAATTACTCCCGTGTAAATCGGGCGATGGATTCACTTCTCTGCTAACACCGGATCATGTTTATTCCGGGAATTATCATTCGCTTGCGCTGCATATGAGGAAACTCTGTGCAGACAAGAGCTGCAATCAGTTTCAGCTTGAAATACGGCAAAGTTTGAGTTTGGTCCAAGATCAACGGTTATTCGGTGGAAAGGATTGGTCGATTCGTAAGTTGTTTGGCCAGGGCATGCAGGGTGCTTGTGTTCTGTCCACTACTAGTAAACTTTACGTCGATGTCACAGACAAGGACTACGATATGACCCAACCACCGACGAATATAATTTATTCCACGCGAGGAGGTTCGAGTTCCGTTTTTTACGAGTACGACATTAAAAAGTTCGAAAAAACGCAACGAATGTTTAACGTGGCTGCTGTGGATAGAAAAGATCCGTTGACGGTATCGATCACGCAAGCGCCCCCTATTTACTCGAAGCGATTCATCTCTGGTGTGGGACAGGAACGGGGTCGTATCGTGACACGCATCACAAACAACCATTGGACTACTTTGAATTtactaatttttgaaaacattcccTGGTTCGTGCCTATTTATTTACATACTCTGAAAATCCAGGCAGGAGATCAGAAAATCATTCCAAAGCTGATTAAATACATTCCCGGTCGTCTGCGCGAACGGCCATCTCATCTAGAGCTAGCCATTACTATCCCGGCTCGATCGACCATCGAAATGTCAATCGATTTCGATTACATATTCCTGAAGTGGCAGGAATACCCTCCGGATGCCAGCCACGGGCACTATCTGCAACCGTCGATCATATCGGTGTTGCTGCCGGTGGGTCGAAACTACACTTCGCTACCCCACGAGGCGGCACTCATCCGAGATGCTTTCAACGCAACCCAACCGAACGGATACTTCCTGCAGCTTCGAACGGAAGCTCTGTTACTGACGCTACCCATTCCGGACTTCAGCATGCCGTACAACGTGATCTGTTTGGCGTGTACCGTGGTCGCGTTAGCTTTCGGGCCAATTCACAATATTTCCACCAAGAAAATTGTCGCCAAAAGCAGGGATGCGGCTAAACCCAAGCTCACAGATAAAATACGGGGCTGGTTCGGTAAGCGGAAGCAAGCTAAGCTGGACGGACCAAGTGTGGTTGACAGTGCCGTTGAGGCTGATGTGGTCGAGGAGAACACAAAGAAGCAGCTGTGAAGCTGAATACCAAATACAATATGCTAAGTTGTTTCTAGGTTATGTAACGAAATAAAAATCAAGGACGGAGAACATTCTGTTTTCGTAATTCAGAAATTACTATTATTTTCAGAAGGCATATGTAAGCTAATGATtcttaaaattattgaaactttCTCTTCGATGACAGTAAGCTATTCCGTTTAAAGTGGGAACCACTTCACGATCTCTTCGATTTTCGTTGCAAGCAAGTTCATGTTTAGTATGAAGACAATCCATGCTTGGAATATTAATAACAATTTcgggtttcaaatttagttcgtattttcaatttttttatacataaacatttttattcacttttagaACGTACCTATAAAAATGCTCTTTCCATTAGTGAACATAGAATAATTCTATCCTAATTATTAttagtgaaaataaaacaatcccATCTGAAAATCAGGAGTAAATAAATTCGAGGATTTTGTTTATTTACAATTCGAAAGCGAATGTCAAAAGGGCGATGCATGtgaaaaaaggcaaaaaaaatctaagtgctgAGATCAGGGCTGCAAATGAACACTATTAATTTTCTTGTTTGTATCGGTTTAAAAACCTTAGAatttattctgttttcaagtatttttttcattacgAGAAGAAAAAACTAAACCAATAGTGTTTTTTGCAAtacaaaatattattcaaacgttcgaaaaattcttcagTGTTATTAAAATACCTAAATTCGAATGATACAATTAATCAATCAATTCGAATCCAATTGGACTAATTcactaaatagaaaaaaatcctAGTTTTGAGACCCGATCGGTAGCTCTCGTTTCTGTTCTGCGTAATACTTTATTATTACTACTATTGTCATATTTTACAAACTGCAAAAACCTCCATAGTTTATTGTTTCGTTTAGTAACAAGTGACAAGTTAccgttttttgtaaaaatagaaCATTTTTCCTATTCGCCAAACAAATATTTGAGATTATGAATCAAACGAGATATTGAAACCCAAGAATTTAAATTAGTTTGGACTATTTATGAACTCGAACTTCGAAGAAGTAAGGTTCGATGCAGTTTTCCAATATGGGAAATTCTCTGTTTTGTGGTTGAGAACTGTatgtttcaattaacgcttagttttacgaacaaattattttgaatcgtgcagaattgtaaagtaactttatgtccatagatgtgcatgaaaataaatctaaattcacaaaatatttttatctatgtGAAAGCATTTGAACGTTATAGAACTTGACATATGTCAACTTCCATCGGGAGTTGCGAATCCGGAAGTATGGAAGGATTCAGAAAAAACCATGTCCCTCCGAATTCTGCTTTTTCTATGGAGCTTATGCGATCTTACGTCTAATTTCGAAAGCGATCAAAAATAAAGGAATCAGTTACTCTATGAAATACTAAACTATGTACAATATAATGTACTTTTCCCATGTGACAAAGTTTTCATACTCCAAAGAgcataaaaaccgaaaaaatggTCCTATTAAGTAAGTATTAGTATCGTGTGCTAAATACGTTAAGTCAATGTTTCCAAGATCAATGAAAGTTTATATaataaaaaaggtgggtgggtaatgtcagagacataactggatgtcgtgaatacgaaaaaactgatacgctcccatcacttttccgaatatcagttagttgattgattgtatgaattgtgcaagctttcctctttttcactaatagagtttgaagcgatgcacctacattaaaatacagattagttacattaaacagctactattctacaactatatattccaaacttgaaacaattcttttataatttgctaatatagcaggctaggtacgacaaatttgtagtttatttttattgatgctacaaagttcgaagatatctgattcttctcgaaatttcagtacgagacaattgcaatgggctggtctgaaatgtatcgacgatcttcggtatgcaagagttattctaataataataatgatagtaataataataataataataataataataataataataaaaataataataataatcataataataataataataataaaagagattaacctgtttatatggcaaccctgcttcgcatggcatatttttacacggtcccatactagtataaaaatgtgttcaacattcgctttcgcattgccgttcgtaattgaatgtgttagtgacggtacaaatctgcttttctacctgtttacggtgccatcgttctgacggtacgtacagagtagctgctttaactcaaatgacgctatttctcacatcacatttcaatttatactggtagcggtgtacggacctccccttcacagaacgggaaacagtgagacgatataaaagagagagttagtagagcggcagtcagtaatattgaactggctgtctaacggttaacagcttcttgtggaattttcacgcggaaacacgcacacaggaggaacaattaagggcaaggcaaagtcccgctcgaaccgtgctggtctgcagttcccagttggcaaaatctccatcgtctgctccggaagggaaactacgcagagcgtgtcggtgccggtgcaccggtctatctggcgacagtgatggagtacttggctgccgaagtgttggaattggctggtaatgctgcccgcgacaacaagaaaacgaaaatcatccctcgccatctgcagctgtccatccgtaacgacgaggagttgaaaaccccgtccttttcaggacgaccacataactgtgataaagaaatatttaggattgctttaaatttagccagttctgaaacGCCTAGAAAGtataatgcgcaaatcaagtgaaaacatttgttctaataatttgtataaagtatactagtataaagatgtttctaaatcaaaattttctgtttcgtattgcgagacagcgttactgtcctgtcgtaattgaatgtgttagatatcatgatcaaaaagcgccccatactaaagaattcacgacaaaaaaaatacatattgatctgtacgtggcaactctttcgcacggcatatttgtgtactagtataaagatgtattcaacatcatcacttcctctttcgcattgccgttcgtaattgaatgtgttggtgacggtgcaaattaatttaacttctcgtgtgtgccttgtttcggcaacagttgctcggaaaatggtaggaaagcgataaaattcaactaattctttatgattatttttagcacttaaaagtgctatttgaatttgctggagttttcggctgcctttcagaattcctttcctgtacgcagaacgggaaacagtgagacgacaggtccacgatgttgctctcgtgtgtcttgtttcgggaacagatgctcagcaaatggtaggaaaaatgaagcactcaacttttatatggatgctcttgtatagatgcagacatctcgcgttctgattggctggtgctgtcatgggttaaatcaaacaggtttttcaatagtatactattgaaaaacttcaatgttgttgcaatacacgttcaagttgaaaattttcgattctattggtagttagattatataaatccttctacagatcactgagctatgagcttccaaaatacgagaaaggcaaacgcgccatatgaattatcctctttgacactcgtttgtaccaaacatttaagaaaagtttaattttgaactatttaagattatgtcacacaactgaaaattttatcataagattgtgatcatatttccgatggcatgttgcaagaattatgttgattcattagatacaacagaagatattcacgatcaaaaacttatcactctctcagagggtaaattttgaaaaggcgccccatagtaaagtaagtcgtattcacgacaaaatatattTAGCATAATATGCAATAAATGGACATTCCGTTCTCATCGGATGAAAATAATATCAAGCACAATCCGAGGGGAATGACAGTAATTCATTTCGTTATAActgacaaaatatttatttcactttGCAATACTTGAAACGCATATGTCTAATTTATCTATATATACCAAGACTATGAGAAGTAAGCTTCGCTTTTCCAATCTCATTGGGATTATTATTCATTTATCTAGAATTTTCATGAATAGTTTGTCAATTTATCGCTTGGTTTCCATGATTACTGCTATGACAACTCATATAACAATATCGTTGTTGTGACGGACAAGGTAATTCCATGTTCATGTTCGAAAATATCTTGAAGCTGCTTGCTGGTTGGATTAATTTATAGTGAGAAAAATGATTAATTAATCAACTTATACTTGATTTTTCTCATATATTTTGTAGGAGTTGATTTATTGATTCAACTGTACAGTTACCAAAGTTATAAGTTCGGCTAATGCGACCATATATTAATATATTAATAATTCCTGAAGTTTTTGGTGTGCAGTAACTGCAGGAGCATTTGGAATTTTATGAAGAACAAACATGGACGCTCACTCTCTGATTAGAATACGTTTGATATAATGAAATTTAGTCCCATTCTGCTAAAAGGACTGTCGTTAATTCGGACAAAATTAAATTAGATCACATTATGATCGCTTTCATACATCAGCATACCTCTCAAAGAACATTTGCTCAAAACTTGGTAAACTGTTAATAAAATATAACAATgcaatttctttatttgaaaaCACTTCCTTTGTAGAATTGTTAGTtgaaacatgtaaaattttATTGTTACCATGTTTGACAATACAGGACATAGTGTTGCAACTGTTATTACaatatacaataaaaaaatgcgcatGTGATCATCATACACGTCGTGAATTACCATAATTGTAATATTCCGTTATAAATTAATCATCTggttaaataaaatgaatacattACGGGAATTGTACAGAAATTTATAAACATTACATTAAACTACGATTTCATTCATTGTAGTCAAAATCATATGCTTTTGCAAAATCGTCTCTCTACACTTTGAAGTGCCAATTCGGGTTTGTTCCTACTATGTAACTATGCAATATAAGATATTTTAAAACTTataaatctgtcatttttgttttgattaaaatttctaGAAATCTCAAGACGCACCCGATCAAGATTAAAAGAGTCACGTATCATCGTATCATTCCATCATAAACGAGCAATCGACTTAATCACATATTTATAAACATCCTCATTAgttaaaattttaattgcgaattatgaaacagagaaaaaaatctcTTATGAAAACTTCACAGATACCAATTTGTTGCTAAGCTGTCAAACATTTCTCTTGATAAAGATGTGTGCCGTAAATATAGAGATGCGTGTGGATATACCATCTTTCGTTTGCATTAAGGAAGAATAATATGCATTTTCAAGAATTATTACTTGTTTCAATTCATTGAAGTGAATTTTGCGTCTCAAAATTAGCTTCTTACTCGAAACCAGAATTATTTCAATACTGTCATCCCCCTTGGCACAATCACTATTCGTTGTTCTCTGCAGTTCGGAAAAAATCGGGTGGTGGATTTTCCACtgcacgatcaaaagtattatcAATACGCCTTGTATTGACAACAATGTTGTCACGTGTAAGTGCCGCTAAAGAAGCTGGTACGAGTGAACCacgttctcttcgcatgaatcactCTCACCCTTATGATGATGATAATCTTTTTCGCAACAAGGAAAAACGAATTTTCAACGATAAATAGTATTATTTTTGAATATCCGTGGCCACCGTTTCTCTTATGCGAATTTCACGTCAGAGTGCGCATAtacacttcagtgaaaatatctgcgtccacctcagagaatttgagaTCACTACTGTcaaaatttaagtaattttcattaaaaaaagaaaaaaattgtttttcagttTGAGTGAGTTTTAcccaaaatttgagttcttgagttcttaggctgtgaaaaaaattggggttaattttaacttttggttgaaatctgacactcgagcggttaatttaatgttatcaaaaataaccctgctcgagaacatggttatttttgacagatcgatggttacttTCAGacagtgaaaaaaatcttgcaataaaaattctaatattaattctttagatgaaattattttcagtggaaaataaacccaaataactttctgtcaaattttgaaattggccgcagttttagttgaatttaactactcgacacaaaataaccactcaagtgtcagatttcaaccaaaagttaaaattaaccgcgaaatggttcacagccttagttcTCAAAATACTACACACACTGAGCAGCACAACTCAACACTTACTCTACTATATGAAT
This genomic window from Malaya genurostris strain Urasoe2022 chromosome 1, Malgen_1.1, whole genome shotgun sequence contains:
- the LOC131425964 gene encoding GPI transamidase component PIG-T codes for the protein MILICWVILLLAIVQPSIQFNDIFDEELMIKPLPDGFVYSYFQFTTRWELTQNDSLLHTNLVSRSLAELFYHYDVSELHLSFTNGVWRYENWGFPVLNAGPGAEVWAWFEPPADDAEVDHKWKLLCGTLSGLFCASLSFVDQSNTFRPEYSLRPLTHRFAGQADPKIRYAALPREIVCTENLTPWKKLLPCKSGDGFTSLLTPDHVYSGNYHSLALHMRKLCADKSCNQFQLEIRQSLSLVQDQRLFGGKDWSIRKLFGQGMQGACVLSTTSKLYVDVTDKDYDMTQPPTNIIYSTRGGSSSVFYEYDIKKFEKTQRMFNVAAVDRKDPLTVSITQAPPIYSKRFISGVGQERGRIVTRITNNHWTTLNLLIFENIPWFVPIYLHTLKIQAGDQKIIPKLIKYIPGRLRERPSHLELAITIPARSTIEMSIDFDYIFLKWQEYPPDASHGHYLQPSIISVLLPVGRNYTSLPHEAALIRDAFNATQPNGYFLQLRTEALLLTLPIPDFSMPYNVICLACTVVALAFGPIHNISTKKIVAKSRDAAKPKLTDKIRGWFGKRKQAKLDGPSVVDSAVEADVVEENTKKQL